attgagcccTTGTGGCTCTATCTCTGTTTGCATCTCTTCACTAAGATCACCAAATATTATCTTTATCTGTGTCTATGACCATGCCCTCCCCACCTCCCATCTCCTCCCCATCTTCATGCTCACCCGTTCCTGCTACCACTGCTCCATTTTCGGCCTCTCTCCTTTGCCTCTCAGAGGTGTCAGTTGATGTACTCCAATAAATCCATCAAGTAGTTCGTCATTGCCATCAAATCCCCCAACTTTGCTATCTCTCCATGATGCCTCCACCTTGTAGTTCACCGGCCACATCTATTGCCTCCCCactccccctcctctccctccctctctattGCAACCAACCGTACCATCCCGTACGCAAGCATCATCATCAAAACACCCAATGATCCGATGATCGCTGATCTTTGCCACTCCCTCCACCCTATGTGGTGGTCTCCAACATCTCCTCGAAACTTGAAAGGaccagagagagggggagggataGATTAATCTCTCGATCGGTCGCCTTCATCTTTCACTTCCCCTTCGACTAGTTGAGGAGGATGAAGGGGCTTCAACAACACCCCTCAAAGTTTATCTGAATTATCGAAGCAACCAGCCACTGTATTTGAAAAGCGAAATTCTTTGTGTAGCACCCTGCGGTGCAATCTGATGTACAGCACACCGCTTCATGCTATTGAATGACATGATCATCATTTttgaatacatatttaatatttataattttattttttatttaaaattttaaataatttttttttatttttaaaaaaattatgacaccctatgctgatattatgacatcctgtgtggcaatttttcaatgataaaaatatcttctctTCATAATATCTTGTAAAAATATTATGGCATCCTGTgcatagaaagtcataatttcaatataCAATATCATAATATCAGCATAggacattataatttttttgaaagagaagaaatattttcatcattcaaaatttcaaacgaaaaagtagaaCTATGGGATTAAATATGCGTTGGAAAGTGATGGCTATGTGGTCTAATAGGatgaaatgaaaatattttcgtcattcaaaatttcaaacaaaaaagtagAATTATGGGGCATTAAATGCACGTTGTAAAGTGGTGGTTATGTAATCCAATAAGGTGAAGCgaggatatttttattattcaaaattttaaataaaaaaaataaaactgtgcgtattaaatacgtattgaaaagcGATGGTTATGTGATCCAATAGGATGAAATGGTGCACTCCATGTTAGATTTTCTACGTCACgagcggtgcacaaaaaatttctcatttgaaaatatctctgaAGTTCAACATAATTACCGCACCAACCATGAAATCACCACTTATAGTCGGGCGTTGGTGGGTAAAATCAAAGCTATTTATATTGAATCAGATGATCAGAAATTAATCATAGGTGAAAagatcatttctttttttttttgtgagtatTGTAGCATTTTCTTGATAACATAAAATATGTTAGGATGGATAACCACTATGAAGATTTTATTGGATCAAAACAGCTTTTCGATATTAACTAAGTGGAAGTTCTGGAGAGTTTCAAAATTGAGTTTTttccaaataagtattttttaagtCTTTTGGGGGGACTGGAGAacactttcaattttttttttttttaacaaaactcCACCAAATAGCTCTAAAATGCTTTTGTAGGGCTAAAAATCACTTATTGGCTCTCCTTAAGCATCCCTAAGTGGGGCCTCATTCAGATGCAAGCTTTAAGTGATAAAATTCAACTGAGCTGGCTGAGCCTGGGGTCAATATGATATATAAAAGATTACAGAGGGGTTTGGTACTGTATAACAAAATTCAGCTACCATATCCTGAGGATTTTGAATGTCAATAAGGATCTGATTTTGAAAATGGATATTCTTGTGTTTTCCAAAACCATAATAAAACGTTGGTGAGATATCCAATTGTTGACTTGTTGGTTGGTGATCGACAGTTTAAGACTCATGTATTAGAAGTTCAAGGTTATATAAACGTTGGTGAGATAGAAGGGTTGAGTTACCTTCTAAAAATGGAGGACTTGAAAACCAGTGATATTTCCACTGTCCTATTAGATTGTTAAAGAGATGAAACCGCAGCACCTATCTAGCTTAATCAGTGGTGCCAATCTTGAGAATTGAGATCAAACTCGAGGACTCAGTAAGGTAGAAGGCATTGTTTCTTATTGAGGGCACAGGGACctaaatcataaaataaatttattgtcGTTTATCCCTTCTTCATACTTGATGAATTCTTTTGGGTTACACATCTTACTGTACTTGTACAATACACAAACAAATATAGATAGATTGATAGATTGATACGTCGAATTCGGTAGCAGCTTTATCAGATTCCTTGAAGAAGAAGCCAAGATTGTGAAGGACATTGGCCCAAAGGGGACGCTGCTTGCGGTTGCTTCTGCTGATGATTGGTTGTCAGTCAATATGGTGCGGAAAGAGTGGTTGGTGGACAGAGACCCAACGTGATGCTGTCCTCAGACAATATCAGGAAGAAGCCATTTGAGTTCATTGATTTGATTCATCCAATTATGCAGCTAAGGACATAAAAAACTGATCAAATGGGTACGGATCATTTGAGCAATGAACAATACCTCTTACTGCATTCGATGAGGGAGATAAGAACAATaactttctttctgctgcattgaTAATTTTACATTTGAGTTAGACTTCTTTCTTAGTTTCAAGCTTTTCTGTTGCATTGAACTTTTATTTACTTTCAGTTAATTTCCTTTGGATTTTTCTTTCAAACTTTATCTCCAATAATTTACGAAGTACTTGGTTGATTGGATGCAATTTCTCTACTAATGTAACATCATTTCCTCGAAGAAAGGGCAAACAAAAGGGAATGTGTGCTGAATTGAAATGAAACGtagctttctttttccttttcctttttatctACTCTCTGTAATGATACCAAGGCCCACGGTCTCTTCTATATTCCTGTTCTTTTCTAtctgcatctttttctttcttatcttATTCTGCTTTAATTCTATCTTCTTCCTCTTATGAGGAGATCTTTTCTGCTTTATTCCTTGTTGCTTTCAATATTATCCCTTTCCATTAGACAGGGGAATCAAGGTGCATCTTGAAGCTTATCATTCAAAACTGAGTCTCCAAATAGATCTTGGAGGGACCTTAGGAAGGCAAAATGTGCATAAGAATCAGCTCAGAAAAGCAGCGCTTTTGGGGATCCCTTTTTCTCCTATTAACAACCACCTTCCTTAGGCTTTGGGATATCCTTAGAATGAGTATCCTGCAAGTTCTCTATCCAAACTTTTTCTATGAATGATCCTATCGCCGGGATTGAAGAAAGTGACATAATTGAATTATTGGAGAATAATTCAATCAAGCTCCTCGGATAGTAAGACAAATCctaattatattgttatattatgagAACGGAATTGATGATTGAGTTAAATATTGAAATGTTTAAATAAACTAGATTTTCAATACACTTTTTAGATATTCAGGACTGGAATTACCAACTTAACACTTGGGAATGTGCATCGAGTTTGGCAGAGCATGGCACATTCACTAATTAAAACCTAATCTTATGTGCACTCCAATACTTCCCTAGAttcttccttttttattttttaattttttgtctcCAAATCTTGTGTTCATTTATTTCCTCAACAGGATTGATGTTATCTTAGGCAATAGAATATTAATCTACTTGGTTGCATATAGATGTAAGATTTTGTTCCCTTAGTATTGCATGTTGAATCCCCACATGTGGGCTATGGAGTTCATTGCACTTGACAAAATCAATATGGAATCACTGTATTAATTAAGCTCACCAACAAGGCCTCGTATAACCATAACTTTAGTGGTTATTATAACCAAAAGTTAGAAAAAGGTGGAGTAAGAGAGATTAGTAGCGGAAATGTTGAAAAGGGATTGCACTTTTCAGAGATGCCATGGAATAATTGGATCATCAATCTTATAGATATTATTATAAAAAGTTATACAGCGATAGATAGATGGCTACTATATCATCCATAAGGAACATGGATAATTCTCttccatcataaaaatatgaacAGATTGCACTCGGTGCAACACATGGCACATCACTCATATTATTTATATCGAGTAATTTATATCTTTTTTCACTATCTAAATTTATCATTCAAGTGGCAACTAAAACATTTTAACTATTTATATCCCCATTTGTAACATTAGCATAACTTAAATTCCACCATTTAGAATTTATCATTCGTAGAAATGCTAGAAATCTACAAATTTGAAGAAATAACCTTGATGGGTACCTTATGGCCCCCATCTCCGTAAGACTGCCGTAAAAAACTGCAGGACAGATGGAGCCTAGAAAGTAAAATATGAAGCCTGTTACTCGCGCCTCGTTCACATCGTTTCCCACTCACTGTTGAACCCTAGAATGGTCGCTCTGTCGGTCGCTCCCCTGCCCCACTCTTTCATCTCAGCGACAACCACCCCCCTCCAATGCCTTCTTATTTATCCTCCTCCCTCCTTAATAATTCCCACCACCACGCTTCCTCCCCTGcatccctctccttcctctcccacCGTCCTATTCCAATCGCTATTCCAACAAATTAGCTGGGAATAAATTAACAATGTCGGCCAAGGACGGTGACAAGAGCGGCCCCTGCAAGCGGGCCAATCTCTTCGGCGGGCTGTTCGCCTGCTTGCTTTCCGTTGTTATTCTTATcctctttgttatcttcatcatcTGGCTCGTCCTTCGCCCCTCCAAGCCCAACTTCCTCCTCCAAGACGCCACCATCACCCAATTCGACCTCTCCGAGCCCAACTTCCTCTCCACCACCATCCAGATCACCATCTCCTCCCGCAACCCCAACGACCGCATCGGCATCTACTACGACCGCCTCGACGTCTTCGTCGACTACAGGGGCCAGCGCATCACCGACGCCACCGCCCTCCCCCCCGGCTACCAGGGCCACGACGACGTCACCATCTGGTCCCCCTACCTCTACGGCGCCGCCGTCCCCATCGCCTCCTACCTCGCCGACGCCGTCCACCAGGACCAGACCGCCGGATTCTTCCTCCTCTACATCAAGATCGACGGCAACCTC
The sequence above is a segment of the Elaeis guineensis isolate ETL-2024a chromosome 7, EG11, whole genome shotgun sequence genome. Coding sequences within it:
- the LOC105060421 gene encoding NDR1/HIN1-like protein 12, which codes for MSAKDGDKSGPCKRANLFGGLFACLLSVVILILFVIFIIWLVLRPSKPNFLLQDATITQFDLSEPNFLSTTIQITISSRNPNDRIGIYYDRLDVFVDYRGQRITDATALPPGYQGHDDVTIWSPYLYGAAVPIASYLADAVHQDQTAGFFLLYIKIDGNLRWKVGTWISGHYHIHVNCPAFFTVDAAKGVFQFQKVTSCSVDV